TTTTGTACAGTACATAAACTGGTCCTGGGTGTTTTGGATCAATCTTCCGATTGGAATTGCAGCAATTGCCGGAATCCATCTGTTTTTGCATGAAGGGGTGGAGAAAAAAAGCCATAAGATCGACTATCTTGGCTCCGCCTTGCTGCTGATTTCGATCAGTTCGTTGATGGTGGTCCTGATACAGGGCGGTGTTACCTGGGCGTGGACATCGACGCAAGTCCTGCTTTTACTGCTTCTGTTCGTCGTGGGACTGCTTCTGTTCTTATGGCAGGAACGGCGGGCGGTAGAACCGCTGATGCCGATTGGAATCTGGAAAAATAGGCTGATTGCCGTATCGAACCTGGCTTCCCTTACAACCGGTGCCGTAATGATGGGAGTATCCTCGTTTTTGCCGACGTTTGTACAAGGGGTGATGGAGCGTCCGCCGACCATTGCCGGTTTTACATTGGGTATGATGTCAGTCGGCTGGCCACTGGCTTCTACGGTTGGCGGCCGGTTGATGATTCGATTGGGTTCTCGCAGCGTTGCGTTGGCTGGTGGCGTTGCCTTGTTAATTGGGTCCGCCTTTTTTGTCACGCTGCAGCCGCAGTATGGCCCCGTTTGGGCAGCAGTCGGTTCGTTTTTCGTTGGGGTCGGGATGGGGCTGGCGACGACCACATTTATCGTCTCGATTCAAAGCAGCGTGGATTGGCAGACACGGGGTGTGGCGACCGCGTCCAATATGTTTATGCGAATTTTGGGCAGTACGGTAGGCGCGTCGCTGTTGGCCGGGATTTTAAATATTCGGATGCATTCGTATTTGCAGGCGCAGGGGAAAAACTTGGATGTGCCGCTTGACTTGGACGTCACAAATTCCCTCTTGGACCCTGCCAAACGGGAGGCGCTTCCGGCAGAAGTGCTTACATTGCTGCAAGACGGGTTAACCGTCTCGCTGCATAGTGTTTATTGGGGAGTTATGATTTTGACTCTGCTCAGTTTCCTCCTGATTCTATTCTTGCCAAAAAACGAGCGTCAGGAAGCGTAACCGCTGATAAGAAAACGAATCGAAAAGCCAGTCATGCAACCGGGATGCCTTGCAAACAGGGCATCTTTTTTTCGCGCAAAAAATACAAACGCCCAAAAACAGAAAATGCATTAAAAACAAAAAAGGCCCGCGCGGCCTTAAGATGAAATGCCCTTGAAAGGGACCATCTATATCAACGCTCCGTCCCCCTGTCTATGCACCTCCGTATGGGTTGGAGCGGTGTTTTAAGGTAATTGCACTATATGCAGGGTGTTCAGGAAAGGTTCATGCGT
The sequence above is a segment of the Effusibacillus dendaii genome. Coding sequences within it:
- a CDS encoding MDR family MFS transporter — translated: MLAMFMAAIEGTIVSTAMPSIVAELGGFSLFSWVFSSFLLMQAISVPIYGKLSDLFGRKPVFTAGVIIFLIGSLLCGMAKSMTALIVFRLLQGLGAGAVQPIATTIVGDIYTMEERAKIQGYLSSVWGISSVIGPTLGGVFVQYINWSWVFWINLPIGIAAIAGIHLFLHEGVEKKSHKIDYLGSALLLISISSLMVVLIQGGVTWAWTSTQVLLLLLLFVVGLLLFLWQERRAVEPLMPIGIWKNRLIAVSNLASLTTGAVMMGVSSFLPTFVQGVMERPPTIAGFTLGMMSVGWPLASTVGGRLMIRLGSRSVALAGGVALLIGSAFFVTLQPQYGPVWAAVGSFFVGVGMGLATTTFIVSIQSSVDWQTRGVATASNMFMRILGSTVGASLLAGILNIRMHSYLQAQGKNLDVPLDLDVTNSLLDPAKREALPAEVLTLLQDGLTVSLHSVYWGVMILTLLSFLLILFLPKNERQEA